The following proteins are encoded in a genomic region of Dyadobacter sp. UC 10:
- a CDS encoding M23 family metallopeptidase: protein MKVKLIVSLLMIVCLISWNTQAQERGKFRRNPKINQSGNNANEGPVSKAAVPQPEDEYEVETSNLRFQNQFEPVKPLNPTVNEDTTTIDEGDTEVVEVVDSLQVGDEWVKAAEYYVIWDARTINPYGLNPLEFDEPVDLTLYNEALNRKWSTPMEKTPTTSNFSYRWGRWHNGTDLDLETGDTVRSTFDGMVRIVAWDGSGYGRFVVVRHYNGLETLYGHLSKQTVESGQVVKAGEMIGLGGNTGRSSGSHLHYENRYEGNPFDPRHIFDWDNKTIKSDHFILTSSVWDHLRGKSNKSEFESGDAAPVAYRRSVLHKVRPGDTLGAIAERYGVSISSIARRNRMSARSTLRIGQKLRIK, encoded by the coding sequence ATGAAAGTAAAGCTTATTGTAAGTTTGCTGATGATAGTGTGTTTGATTTCATGGAACACGCAAGCCCAAGAGCGAGGTAAATTCAGAAGAAACCCAAAAATAAACCAGTCCGGAAACAATGCCAACGAAGGACCTGTAAGCAAAGCAGCTGTTCCTCAGCCTGAGGACGAATATGAAGTGGAAACTTCCAATCTGAGATTTCAAAACCAATTTGAACCCGTCAAACCACTTAATCCGACCGTAAACGAAGATACAACCACCATTGATGAAGGCGACACAGAGGTTGTAGAGGTTGTCGATTCTTTACAGGTGGGCGATGAATGGGTTAAGGCGGCAGAGTATTATGTAATCTGGGACGCTCGCACGATTAATCCCTACGGTTTGAACCCGCTGGAATTCGACGAGCCTGTCGATCTTACACTTTATAACGAGGCGCTCAACCGCAAATGGAGCACCCCCATGGAAAAAACTCCGACAACATCGAATTTCAGTTACCGGTGGGGAAGATGGCATAATGGGACAGACCTCGATCTGGAAACCGGTGATACGGTACGCAGCACTTTCGACGGAATGGTACGCATTGTCGCATGGGACGGCTCTGGATACGGTCGTTTTGTTGTAGTCAGGCACTACAATGGTCTCGAGACCCTTTATGGTCACTTGTCCAAACAAACGGTTGAGTCGGGCCAGGTTGTAAAAGCAGGTGAAATGATTGGCTTAGGTGGAAATACCGGCCGCAGCTCCGGCTCTCATTTACACTATGAAAACCGTTATGAAGGCAATCCATTCGATCCCAGGCACATTTTTGACTGGGACAACAAAACCATAAAATCCGATCACTTTATATTGACCAGCAGCGTTTGGGATCACCTACGCGGTAAATCAAACAAGAGTGAATTTGAGTCAGGGGATGCAGCGCCTGTTGCTTACCGCCGCTCAGTGCTACACAAAGTCCGCCCGGGCGACACGCTTGGTGCAATTGCAGAACGTTACGGGGTAAGCATTTCTTCCATCGCGCGGCGTAACCGCATGTCGGCCAGGTCTACTTTAAGAATTGGTCAGAAACTCCGCATTAAATAA
- the bshB1 gene encoding bacillithiol biosynthesis deacetylase BshB1: MKLDILAITAHPDDVELCCAGTLLSQMALGKKVGIVDLTRGELGTRGTPEGRIQEGKDAAEILGVSVRENVGLADGFFLNNEEHQKAIIPFIRKYQPDIVITNAIDDRHPDHGRGGKLVADSCFYSGLRMIKTFDEQGNEQEAWRPRLVFHAIQDRYIKPDFVIDITAFHDRKIEAIRAFKSQFHIPEYKVEGEPQSYISSPEFLEFIIARAREMGHGVGATFGEGFTTSRMLGVKDLSVFI, translated from the coding sequence ATGAAACTGGATATTTTAGCCATCACTGCCCACCCCGACGATGTGGAGCTGTGCTGTGCAGGAACGCTTTTGTCCCAAATGGCTTTGGGCAAAAAGGTCGGTATTGTTGACCTTACCCGTGGCGAGCTGGGTACCCGGGGAACGCCGGAGGGAAGGATCCAGGAAGGAAAAGACGCCGCTGAAATTCTTGGCGTTTCGGTCAGGGAGAATGTAGGGTTGGCAGATGGATTTTTTTTAAACAATGAAGAGCATCAAAAAGCGATCATTCCCTTTATCAGAAAATATCAGCCCGATATTGTGATAACCAATGCGATCGACGACCGGCATCCCGATCACGGGCGGGGCGGCAAACTGGTTGCAGACAGCTGTTTTTATTCGGGTTTAAGAATGATCAAAACCTTCGACGAGCAAGGGAATGAACAGGAAGCCTGGCGTCCAAGATTGGTCTTCCATGCTATTCAGGACAGGTATATCAAGCCCGACTTTGTGATTGACATCACCGCGTTTCACGACCGGAAAATAGAAGCGATCCGGGCATTCAAAAGTCAGTTCCATATTCCTGAATATAAAGTCGAGGGCGAGCCCCAGAGCTACATATCCTCTCCCGAATTCCTGGAATTCATCATTGCCCGGGCGCGCGAAATGGGACATGGGGTCGGCGCTACGTTCGGGGAAGGATTTACAACTTCCAGAATGCTAGGAGTGAAAGATCTTTCTGTATTCATTTGA
- the msrB gene encoding peptide-methionine (R)-S-oxide reductase MsrB, whose protein sequence is MKNTVVLVMSGMLMLLLQNCYGQSASKQSEQKKATEYSRTDSAPVNKSNQDWQKILSPEVYEVARLKGTERPFTSAYEHSKEVGTFYCAVCGNALFKSDAKYESGCGWPSFFEPINKKSIIEAKDNSHGMRRIEVMCGRCKSHLGHVFDDGPPPTGLRYCINGVVLDFEKAKTAEKKYSAGKKANSGS, encoded by the coding sequence ATGAAAAATACAGTAGTGCTTGTGATGTCGGGAATGCTGATGCTGTTGCTTCAAAATTGCTATGGACAGTCGGCTTCGAAACAAAGCGAGCAGAAAAAAGCGACCGAGTATTCGCGGACAGACTCTGCTCCGGTTAACAAGAGCAACCAGGACTGGCAGAAGATACTTTCACCGGAGGTTTATGAAGTAGCCCGGCTGAAAGGGACCGAAAGGCCTTTCACGAGCGCCTACGAACATTCCAAAGAAGTAGGCACATTCTATTGTGCCGTGTGCGGCAATGCGTTGTTCAAAAGTGACGCCAAATACGAGAGCGGCTGCGGCTGGCCAAGCTTCTTTGAACCTATCAATAAAAAATCGATCATTGAGGCCAAAGACAACAGCCACGGCATGCGCCGGATTGAGGTCATGTGCGGTCGGTGCAAGTCGCACTTAGGGCACGTGTTCGATGATGGTCCACCTCCTACCGGCCTTCGCTACTGCATCAACGGTGTAGTACTGGATTTTGAAAAAGCTAAGACTGCGGAGAAAAAATACAGTGCAGGCAAAAAAGCCAATTCCGGAAGCTAG
- a CDS encoding LVIVD repeat-containing protein, producing MKKIIPFLFFGLAVLGLCLILTACQEGKESAVNPQTGSGGSMARFAITGNTLYIVSKQSLEVYNIADGANPVKTVRKDMNVGIETIFPYRNQLFIGANDGMYIYNNSNPANPAYLSKFTHVQSCDPVVVQDQYAYVTLRSGVACRRGNSLSSLDVVDVSNPSNPQLVNSQPMSSPYGLGVSGNKLFVCEGEKGLRVMDISNPIRPVEMQFHQDLPAYDVIVRPNHLIVTGQKGLFQYKYDQDDKFELLSKIPVL from the coding sequence ATGAAAAAGATTATCCCTTTTCTGTTTTTTGGCCTTGCCGTCCTCGGCCTCTGCCTGATCCTGACCGCGTGCCAGGAAGGCAAGGAATCGGCTGTGAATCCGCAAACTGGTTCAGGCGGCTCGATGGCCAGGTTCGCTATCACAGGTAATACCCTTTACATCGTTTCAAAACAATCTCTGGAAGTTTACAATATTGCCGATGGTGCCAACCCGGTAAAAACGGTAAGGAAAGATATGAATGTGGGCATCGAAACGATTTTTCCTTACCGGAACCAGCTCTTCATCGGGGCAAATGACGGCATGTACATTTACAATAACAGTAATCCCGCTAATCCTGCTTATCTGAGCAAGTTTACGCACGTACAATCCTGTGATCCGGTTGTGGTGCAGGATCAATATGCCTACGTTACTTTGAGAAGCGGCGTTGCCTGCAGGCGGGGCAATAGTCTGAGCTCACTGGATGTCGTCGATGTCAGTAATCCTTCCAATCCGCAGCTGGTCAATTCCCAGCCAATGTCATCACCGTACGGGCTGGGTGTTTCTGGTAATAAGTTGTTTGTTTGCGAGGGAGAAAAGGGTTTGAGGGTCATGGATATTTCGAACCCGATCCGGCCGGTTGAAATGCAATTTCACCAGGACCTGCCGGCGTACGATGTAATCGTCCGGCCAAATCATCTGATCGTCACCGGCCAGAAGGGCCTTTTTCAATATAAATATGATCAGGATGACAAATTTGAATTGTTAAGCAAGATTCCGGTTCTATGA
- a CDS encoding LVIVD repeat-containing protein produces the protein MQTFLRLLSLVFISFACVEPNDSPPNGMPFEGSGYRPVYATSEELAKIDISAPQPLVEPGKIYLFDPYIFVNELGKGIHIIDNKDPKNPKNLSFISITGNYDIAVKGSWLYADNVSNLLVFDISNPLSPKLTKTISDAIPGNNYPPAQNVYFECVDSKKGIVAGWEKVPMQAQPKCFR, from the coding sequence ATGCAGACATTTCTTCGCCTACTTTCGCTTGTTTTCATCAGTTTCGCTTGTGTCGAGCCAAACGATAGTCCGCCGAATGGGATGCCGTTCGAAGGATCGGGTTACCGGCCGGTATATGCTACCTCAGAAGAACTTGCAAAAATTGATATTTCAGCCCCTCAGCCGCTGGTTGAACCCGGCAAGATTTACCTTTTCGATCCCTATATCTTTGTCAACGAGCTTGGAAAAGGCATTCATATTATTGACAACAAGGATCCAAAAAACCCCAAAAACCTGTCCTTCATTTCTATCACAGGCAATTACGATATTGCGGTGAAAGGAAGCTGGCTTTATGCCGATAATGTATCAAACCTGCTCGTTTTTGATATTAGCAATCCATTATCACCCAAGCTGACGAAGACGATCAGCGATGCCATCCCAGGCAACAATTATCCACCAGCTCAGAATGTATATTTTGAATGCGTCGATAGCAAGAAAGGCATTGTAGCAGGCTGGGAAAAAGTACCGATGCAGGCGCAGCCAAAATGTTTCCGATAG
- a CDS encoding c-type cytochrome, which yields MKKFFKIFGGILLLLIIFVAGAAIYVKTALPDVGEPPVITVEKTPARIERGKYLANHVSVCMDCHSARDWNYFTAPLSGNFGGGGEKFSADMGFPGNFYARNITPYALADWTDGEIFRAITTGVSKKGNALFPVMPYHGFGQIDEEDIYSIIAYLRTLEPVKNEVPESVADFPVSILLNTMPAKANLTKMPAETDKVAYGKYLVTAASCVECHSKMEKGARVEGSEFGGGMEFKIPTGLLRSPNITSDKATGIGSWTEEGFVKRFKTYADSSYKPHRVGPKEFNTVMPWTMYAGMKESDLKAIFAYLQTVRPLTHVVTKFEPNP from the coding sequence ATGAAAAAGTTCTTCAAAATCTTTGGCGGAATCCTCCTTCTGCTCATCATTTTCGTTGCCGGCGCTGCCATTTATGTTAAAACTGCCCTTCCTGATGTAGGAGAACCGCCCGTAATTACAGTTGAAAAAACCCCGGCCCGGATCGAGCGTGGCAAATATCTGGCAAATCACGTTTCGGTTTGTATGGATTGCCATTCAGCCCGAGACTGGAATTACTTTACGGCACCACTTTCCGGTAATTTCGGTGGAGGAGGTGAAAAGTTTAGCGCCGACATGGGCTTTCCCGGTAATTTCTATGCAAGAAACATTACCCCCTACGCACTTGCAGACTGGACGGATGGAGAGATTTTCCGTGCTATTACCACCGGTGTAAGTAAAAAGGGAAATGCATTATTTCCTGTGATGCCCTACCACGGATTCGGGCAGATCGATGAAGAAGATATTTACAGCATTATCGCCTACCTGCGCACCTTGGAGCCGGTGAAAAACGAAGTGCCGGAATCTGTGGCCGACTTTCCGGTCAGCATCCTGCTCAATACAATGCCGGCCAAAGCCAACCTGACTAAAATGCCGGCAGAGACCGACAAGGTCGCTTATGGCAAATATTTGGTTACCGCTGCCAGCTGCGTAGAATGCCACAGTAAAATGGAAAAAGGCGCGCGCGTCGAAGGCAGTGAGTTTGGAGGCGGCATGGAATTTAAGATCCCTACCGGATTGCTTCGGTCTCCAAACATTACCTCGGATAAAGCCACCGGAATCGGATCGTGGACAGAAGAAGGGTTTGTAAAACGCTTCAAAACCTATGCGGATTCATCCTACAAGCCACATCGAGTCGGCCCCAAAGAATTCAACACCGTAATGCCCTGGACGATGTATGCAGGAATGAAAGAAAGCGATTTGAAAGCAATATTCGCCTACCTGCAAACAGTCCGGCCGCTCACGCACGTGGTTACCAAGTTCGAGCCAAACCCATAA
- a CDS encoding ankyrin repeat domain-containing protein, producing the protein MTSANMENLDTVLIHATRLGNTAVISEIIATGQDVNVQDEKGYTPLIIACYNNRYEAAELLLKNGANVNASDHGGNTALMGVSFKGYEDLARLLISYRADLNLQHGNGGTALMFAAMFGRNELVKLLLSEGADTTILDVRGLSVKDLALQQGNQQALELLS; encoded by the coding sequence ATGACATCTGCCAATATGGAAAATCTGGACACGGTACTCATTCACGCCACACGCCTGGGCAATACTGCCGTAATCAGCGAAATTATCGCGACGGGGCAGGATGTGAATGTGCAGGATGAAAAGGGGTATACGCCGCTCATCATCGCGTGCTACAACAACCGCTATGAGGCCGCCGAGCTGCTCCTTAAGAATGGGGCCAATGTAAATGCCAGTGACCATGGAGGAAATACGGCGCTGATGGGTGTTAGTTTTAAAGGATATGAGGACCTGGCCCGGCTGCTGATCAGTTATCGCGCCGACCTGAACCTGCAACATGGAAATGGCGGTACTGCATTGATGTTCGCGGCCATGTTCGGCCGGAACGAGCTGGTGAAGCTGCTGCTGTCCGAGGGCGCTGATACGACCATTCTCGATGTCAGGGGATTATCGGTAAAAGACCTGGCCTTGCAGCAAGGCAATCAGCAGGCCCTTGAATTGCTTTCCTGA
- a CDS encoding catalase: MKDDKKTDKPLKRQETEKTQQLAEHTADSTGELMNTNHGVRINDDQNSLKAGERGSSLLEDFILREKITHFDHERIPERVVHARGSGAHGVFKAYKSMSGVTRAHFLSDESLETPVFVRFSTVAGSRGSTDLARDVRGFAVKFYTQEGNFDLVGNNMPVFFIQDAIKFPDLVHAVKPEPDNEMPQAASAHDTFWDFISLMPESAHMIMWLMSDRAIPRSYRMMEGFGVHTFRFVNAEGVSNFVKFHWKPLLGVHSVAWDEAQNISGKDPDYHRRDLWDAIESGNFPEWELGVQIVPEEDEFKFDFDLLDSTKIIPEELVPVQRIGKLTLNRNPDNFFAETEQSAFHIGHVVPGIDFTNDPLLQGRLFSYTDTQLIRLGGPNFQEIPINRPIVPVHNNQRDGYMRQTINRGKSSYNPNSLGNGYPLQAKASEGGFTSYPERIDAKKIRARSRSFFDHFSQAQLFYNSQSDPERNHMIDAFSFELGKVQSVEVRQRMLGILSLVDKGLAAAVAFALRIPVPQDPELPVNHSIPADGNLADYDPFTVDTALKASAALSMANTVKDTIKTRKIAFLAADGVDEKSLTTVKAALEGAGAIVEIISPRLNFILSEGDEQIPVNHSLLTAASVFYDAVYVPGGTNSVATIEAEADAVHFLNEAFKHCKAIAADLGAAQVLEATYFSKKIPSEFSDQTVLREGIVVGEDPKKLADQLILAISQHRFWEREKPRKVPA; the protein is encoded by the coding sequence ATGAAAGACGATAAAAAAACAGATAAGCCTCTTAAAAGGCAGGAAACCGAGAAAACCCAACAGTTGGCCGAACATACGGCTGACAGTACGGGCGAGCTGATGAATACGAACCACGGCGTGCGCATCAATGATGATCAGAATTCTTTGAAGGCAGGTGAGCGGGGTTCCTCCCTGCTGGAAGATTTTATACTTCGTGAGAAAATCACGCATTTTGACCATGAACGTATTCCCGAGCGGGTCGTACACGCAAGAGGGTCAGGGGCGCACGGGGTTTTCAAGGCTTATAAGTCAATGTCGGGTGTGACCAGAGCGCATTTCCTGAGCGACGAATCGCTTGAAACGCCCGTTTTTGTGAGATTTTCGACGGTAGCCGGATCACGCGGATCCACCGACCTGGCCCGCGATGTGCGTGGGTTTGCGGTCAAATTTTATACCCAGGAGGGAAATTTCGATTTAGTGGGTAATAATATGCCCGTGTTCTTTATCCAGGATGCTATTAAATTCCCGGATTTGGTTCACGCCGTAAAGCCCGAGCCTGACAATGAAATGCCACAGGCCGCATCGGCTCACGATACTTTTTGGGACTTTATTTCCCTGATGCCGGAGTCTGCGCATATGATTATGTGGCTGATGAGCGACAGGGCAATTCCGCGCAGTTACCGGATGATGGAAGGTTTCGGCGTCCACACTTTCCGTTTTGTTAACGCGGAAGGCGTTTCGAATTTTGTCAAATTCCACTGGAAGCCACTGCTTGGTGTGCATTCTGTGGCCTGGGATGAAGCCCAGAATATATCAGGTAAGGACCCCGATTACCATCGCCGGGATTTGTGGGATGCAATTGAAAGCGGCAATTTCCCGGAATGGGAGCTGGGCGTGCAGATTGTGCCAGAAGAGGACGAGTTTAAATTTGATTTCGACCTGCTGGACTCGACCAAAATTATACCCGAAGAACTGGTACCCGTGCAGCGGATTGGTAAATTGACGCTCAACAGGAACCCTGACAACTTTTTCGCTGAAACCGAACAATCAGCTTTCCACATCGGGCACGTGGTGCCGGGAATCGACTTTACCAATGACCCGCTTCTTCAGGGCAGGTTATTTTCTTACACAGATACACAGCTTATCCGCCTGGGAGGTCCCAATTTTCAGGAGATACCCATTAATAGGCCCATCGTGCCCGTTCATAACAACCAGCGCGACGGTTACATGCGCCAAACGATCAACAGGGGAAAGTCAAGCTACAACCCGAATAGTTTGGGGAATGGTTATCCTTTGCAGGCGAAGGCTTCAGAAGGCGGTTTTACTTCCTATCCGGAACGGATCGATGCCAAAAAGATCAGGGCAAGGAGCCGAAGTTTTTTCGATCACTTTTCGCAAGCGCAGCTTTTTTACAATAGCCAGTCGGATCCGGAGAGGAACCACATGATCGATGCATTCAGCTTTGAACTTGGCAAGGTGCAGTCCGTTGAAGTGCGGCAGCGGATGTTGGGGATACTGTCACTCGTTGATAAGGGCCTTGCTGCGGCGGTTGCTTTTGCGCTTCGCATCCCGGTTCCACAGGATCCGGAACTACCTGTGAACCACAGTATTCCAGCTGATGGAAATCTGGCAGACTACGATCCGTTTACGGTGGATACCGCATTGAAGGCGTCGGCTGCATTGAGTATGGCCAACACGGTGAAAGACACCATCAAGACCAGGAAAATAGCATTCCTGGCCGCAGATGGCGTTGATGAAAAATCGTTGACCACAGTGAAAGCCGCATTGGAAGGGGCTGGCGCTATTGTGGAGATAATCTCGCCACGGCTTAATTTCATTCTATCGGAGGGTGACGAGCAAATCCCGGTTAACCACAGCCTTTTAACAGCCGCTTCGGTATTTTATGACGCTGTGTATGTTCCGGGTGGTACTAATAGTGTGGCCACGATTGAAGCGGAAGCAGATGCGGTACACTTCCTTAACGAAGCTTTCAAGCATTGCAAGGCGATAGCAGCCGACCTGGGAGCTGCTCAGGTATTAGAGGCAACGTATTTCAGCAAAAAGATACCGTCGGAATTTTCAGACCAGACGGTGCTCAGAGAAGGTATTGTAGTAGGAGAGGACCCGAAAAAACTAGCGGATCAATTGATTCTTGCTATTTCTCAGCACCGTTTTTGGGAAAGGGAAAAACCGCGAAAGGTTCCTGCATGA
- a CDS encoding YciE/YciF ferroxidase family protein, translating to MKTETGSEPKFTTKTTAAAEPALNELFLDALRDIYWAENHLVKSLPKMIGSAHSEKLATTIQNHLSETKEHVSRLEVVFDMLGVAAIAKKCDAMEGLTKEAEGIIESTDEGTSTRDVGIILASQKVEHYEIATYGGLVQLATTLGFSDAAEILGQTLAEEKTADQLLTQVAESDINYQASTEA from the coding sequence ATGAAAACTGAAACAGGTTCAGAACCTAAATTCACAACCAAAACTACTGCTGCGGCTGAGCCTGCGTTAAATGAGCTCTTTCTGGACGCGCTAAGAGATATTTACTGGGCCGAGAATCATTTGGTCAAATCACTTCCTAAAATGATCGGATCGGCGCATTCTGAAAAGCTGGCAACAACTATTCAAAATCACCTGTCAGAAACAAAAGAGCACGTAAGCCGGCTGGAAGTGGTTTTCGATATGCTCGGCGTTGCGGCTATTGCCAAAAAATGTGATGCAATGGAAGGACTTACCAAAGAAGCGGAGGGTATCATCGAAAGCACCGATGAAGGAACTTCCACCCGCGACGTGGGCATTATCCTTGCTTCCCAAAAGGTAGAACACTACGAAATTGCGACCTACGGCGGGCTAGTACAGCTCGCGACCACGCTGGGGTTCAGCGATGCGGCCGAAATCCTTGGCCAGACACTTGCCGAAGAGAAAACGGCCGATCAACTGCTTACTCAGGTAGCAGAAAGTGATATCAACTACCAGGCTTCCACCGAAGCATAA
- a CDS encoding gluconate 2-dehydrogenase subunit 3 family protein produces MNRRDAIQRVALLLGGTFSAPTLLAMQQWESNLSKKVPVADLAFTDRQKLIVSEVAELIIPKTDTPGAQDAGVPEFIVMMLHDCYKSPEHASFLEGVKNLEKKDFMSLNISEKTEILRQVESDSVEQMKVYQVRQTKMGDNEDREQMKEQAKGLPFWRLMKELTMLGYFTSEQGIKSSFDYVPIPGKLEMIQLKPNQKSFAY; encoded by the coding sequence ATGAACAGACGAGATGCTATTCAACGGGTTGCCCTGTTGCTCGGAGGCACGTTTTCAGCACCCACATTGCTGGCAATGCAACAATGGGAAAGCAATTTGAGCAAGAAAGTACCTGTCGCTGACCTTGCTTTCACGGACCGGCAAAAACTGATCGTCTCAGAAGTTGCCGAACTGATCATTCCAAAAACAGATACACCCGGGGCCCAGGACGCCGGCGTACCCGAATTTATCGTCATGATGCTGCACGATTGCTACAAGTCGCCGGAGCATGCCAGCTTTTTGGAAGGCGTTAAAAACCTGGAAAAGAAGGATTTCATGTCTCTGAACATATCGGAAAAGACTGAGATACTCAGACAGGTCGAAAGCGATTCGGTTGAACAAATGAAGGTATATCAGGTCCGGCAAACTAAAATGGGCGACAATGAAGACCGTGAGCAAATGAAGGAACAAGCCAAGGGTTTGCCTTTCTGGAGACTAATGAAGGAGCTGACCATGCTTGGTTATTTTACCTCCGAGCAAGGCATCAAATCTTCTTTTGACTACGTGCCTATTCCTGGTAAACTGGAAATGATCCAGCTGAAACCCAATCAAAAATCCTTCGCCTACTAG
- a CDS encoding GMC oxidoreductase, producing MNLNLKANKTNTYDAIVVGSGMTGGMAAKELTERGIHVLMVERGREVKHIEDYDTAMKGPWEFEHRGKVSIQSAEEYWANSRFGTLANEETGGFFTDDKKNPYIEKRPFDWIRAYHTGGKSMHWGRQSYRMNKQDFEANAKEGIAIDWPIRYEDLEPWYTHVEKFVGISGQAEGWDVLPDGHYLPAMPMSAPEIYFRETMMKKLKRPVTIGRIANLTKPQPWHTELGRASCQYRSKCARGCPYGGYYSSLSGSIPAARKTNKLTVLHDTIVSEVIYDEKTKKAKGVRVINQHTMAVEEFFAKIIFLNAGSMNSAALLLNSKSNRFPTGLGNDSDQVGRNIMDHHLGVGANATVDGFEKDYIYGQRPNALYIPRFRNWGTDKRQFLRGYGYQGGASKSDWKRGITMNGFGADFKEDMTRPGTWTMGFGGFGEILPDPSNRMFLDKEKTDKWGVPLIVFDAAFGENELAMRKDMMNSAVEMLEVAGFKQVTGFNRQDTHPGLGIHDMGTARMGKDPKTSVLNKYNQVHDCKNVFVTDGAAMVSSSCVNPSITYMAMTARAASYAVDELKRQNL from the coding sequence ATGAACCTCAATCTGAAAGCAAATAAAACCAATACATACGATGCTATCGTGGTCGGCTCAGGCATGACCGGCGGTATGGCTGCAAAAGAACTTACCGAACGCGGTATCCATGTCCTGATGGTCGAGCGCGGCCGGGAAGTGAAACACATTGAAGACTACGACACGGCGATGAAAGGCCCCTGGGAATTTGAGCACCGGGGAAAGGTATCGATCCAGTCGGCGGAAGAATACTGGGCCAACAGCCGTTTTGGAACCCTGGCCAATGAGGAAACCGGAGGTTTTTTCACAGATGATAAGAAAAACCCGTACATAGAAAAGCGCCCTTTCGACTGGATCAGGGCCTATCATACCGGTGGAAAGTCCATGCACTGGGGAAGACAATCCTACCGGATGAACAAACAGGATTTTGAAGCCAATGCGAAAGAAGGGATCGCGATCGACTGGCCAATCCGCTACGAAGACCTCGAACCCTGGTATACGCACGTTGAAAAATTCGTCGGTATCAGCGGTCAGGCGGAAGGCTGGGACGTACTGCCCGACGGCCATTATCTGCCCGCCATGCCCATGAGTGCCCCGGAGATTTATTTCCGGGAAACAATGATGAAAAAGCTGAAACGTCCCGTGACGATCGGCCGGATCGCCAACCTGACCAAGCCGCAGCCCTGGCATACCGAGCTGGGCCGCGCCTCCTGCCAGTACCGGTCGAAATGTGCCAGGGGCTGTCCTTACGGTGGCTATTACAGCTCCCTGTCCGGTTCCATCCCAGCGGCACGCAAAACGAATAAGCTGACTGTTTTGCACGATACAATTGTCAGCGAAGTGATTTACGACGAGAAAACGAAAAAGGCCAAAGGTGTCCGGGTGATCAACCAGCATACCATGGCAGTGGAAGAATTTTTCGCAAAAATTATCTTTCTCAACGCGGGCTCAATGAATTCGGCTGCATTGCTGCTCAACTCAAAATCCAACCGGTTCCCGACCGGGCTTGGCAACGATAGTGACCAGGTAGGACGTAACATTATGGACCACCACCTGGGCGTCGGCGCCAATGCGACCGTGGACGGTTTTGAGAAAGATTACATATACGGGCAGCGCCCCAATGCACTTTACATTCCCAGGTTCAGGAACTGGGGAACAGACAAAAGGCAATTCCTGCGCGGCTATGGTTACCAGGGCGGAGCCAGTAAAAGCGACTGGAAGCGCGGGATTACGATGAATGGATTCGGGGCTGATTTTAAAGAAGATATGACCCGCCCGGGGACATGGACGATGGGCTTTGGCGGTTTTGGAGAGATATTGCCCGACCCTTCCAACCGGATGTTTTTAGACAAAGAAAAGACAGATAAATGGGGTGTTCCACTGATCGTATTTGATGCTGCATTTGGCGAAAATGAGCTTGCTATGCGAAAGGATATGATGAATTCGGCCGTTGAAATGCTTGAAGTCGCGGGCTTTAAGCAGGTAACCGGGTTTAACCGCCAGGATACGCATCCAGGACTGGGCATTCACGATATGGGCACGGCCAGAATGGGGAAAGATCCTAAAACATCGGTTTTGAACAAATACAACCAGGTTCACGATTGTAAAAATGTCTTTGTCACTGACGGGGCTGCCATGGTTTCTTCTTCCTGCGTCAACCCGTCTATTACCTACATGGCCATGACCGCCCGGGCGGCCAGTTATGCTGTGGATGAACTGAAAAGGCAGAATTTGTAA